The nucleotide window GTGATTTTAATTAGAATACGAAATGGACTTCAGGTTAAAACAGATATGGGTATCCTTAGTTTTGGTTTAGACTTAGCTGTTAAATCCTAACGACGAATATAGGAGCGACAATATTACAATCCTATATGAAGATTAGGATTTTTTGTTTTTAGCTTTGGAGTATAATTTGAAAGTTGGAGGCTGGCTTTACCATGGACAAATGGTTCAAACTTAAAGAACGAGGCACGAGCATCCCCACAGAAATTATCGCAGGGGTTACAACATTCTTCACAATGGTATACATAGTTATCGTAAACCCAGGAATACTCAGCAGTACGGGCATGGACTTTAACGGAGTATTCATAGCAACGGTACTGGCAAGTATTGTCGGAACTCTGATTATGGGGCTCTGGTCCAATTATCCAATCGTGATCGCACCGGGTATGGGTCTGAATGCATTCTTTGCCTATAGTGTAGTTGCCGGATATGGGGTGTCTTGGCAGGTTGCACTGGGAGCTGTATTTATAGCAGGGATTTTGTTTATTATTTTATCGCTCACTTCATTCCGTTACATGTTGCTTGATGCAATTCCTGCAAGTTTAAAACATGCAATAACCGCAGGGATCGGATTGTTTATTACAACGGTAGGTCTGCAAAATGCCGGCATTATTGCCGATTCAGAATCGAATTTGATTACGATCGGGAACTTGGCAGAGCCCATGACTTATCTGACCATTATCGGATTGATTATCACCGTTGTGCTGATGGCTTACAATGTGAAAGGTTACCTGTTCATCGGCATGGTCGTTACAGCGATACTTGCCTGGATCATGGGACTATTCCAAATGCCGGAATCGATTGTATCCATGCCGCAAGGCCTCGCGTCAACGGCTTTGCAACTGGATCTGGCAGGGGTATTCTCGAATGGCTTGTATACGATCATATTTACGTTCCTGTTGATCACGCTGTTTGATACGACGGGTACAATGCTCGGCGTTGCTGAACAAGCAGGATTGCTGAAGCAAGGTAAATTCCCACGCTCGCGTGGTGCACTGTTGGCAGATGCGGTAGGAACAACCAGTGGCGCATTGCTCGGAACGAGCCCAACCTCGGCTTACATTGAATCCAGCACAGGGGTAGCTGCAGGGGGAAGAACGGGACTGACGGCGGTAACGGTAAGTGTGCTGCTTGCGCTTACGTTATTCTTCACACCGATCGTAAGTGTAATTTCAAGCATTCCGGCGATTACTTCTCCGGCACTGATTATTGTTGGATACTTTATGATTAACGTTATCAGCAAAATCAAATGGGATGATCTTGAAGAAGCATTTCCGGCCTTCCTGATTATCATCCTTACTCCGTTGACGCATAGTATTGCGACAGGTATCGGCGTAGGCTTCATCTTTTATCCAGTGCTCAAGCTGCTTCGTGGTAAAGGTACAGATGTTCATCCGATCTTCTACATTTTTGCGGTATTGTTCTTCATTCAGCTTGTATTCTTAGACCACTAAAATGGTCTAATCAAAAAGAGAACTGCTCTAACAAGCAGCTCTCTTTTTTTGTGCAGTTCATACTCCGTTCATATTCCCGTCACGAAGGGGACATCTTCCATGGTTACACTATACCTATGTCGCAAGAGCGGCTCTACAGATATAAAGACAGGAGAAGATGGATGTGGCAAAAACAGTAGATATAACAACAACGGGGACTAAGGGCCGTAAAAAACGGAACTTATGGTTAAAAATAATTGGAGGTATTATCGGCGCGCTGGTGCTATTCATGGGCATCACGTTTGTCGTTCATACAATCAGTAATGGGATCGAGAAAAAGAAAATTGAATCGTATGGCCAATATGTTAATGTCGATGGAAAAAATATGAATGTGTCCATCCAAGGTAGCGGGGAACAGACCATTGTGCTTCTGCCTGGACAAGGAACTCCGTCGCCAGTACTTGATTTCAAATTGTTAATTGATGAATTAACTTCTGATTACAAAGTTGTCGCAATCGAGCCTTTCGGTTATGGATTAAGTGACGAAACCGATACGGAGAGAACAACGGAGAATATCGTCAGCGAAATTCATGAAGCTGTACAGCAGCTCGGAATTGACCGTTATATTCTGATGGGGCATTCCATCACGGGACTATACGCAGCGACTTATGTGAACACGTATCCGGATGAAGTTTCTGCTTTTGTCGGGATCGATAGCAGTGTTCCGAATCAACCTGGCATGGATGTCAAATTACCTTTGAACTTAATGAAGTTCCTTCAAAAATCAGGTCTGATGAGAGTGCTTCAAAAAGTGAGCGGAGATTCCTATAAATCACTTGCATACGATGAACATACCAAAGAACAGATGAAGTTAATTGCGAATCAAGTCTCAACGAATCCGACACTGATCGATGAGCTTAAACACCTGGGTTCCAATTTCAAAAATGGAGAAAAACTCACTTATCCTCGTAATCTGCCGATGTTGCTCTTCGTACAATCTAATAACGAGCACAATCCACAGTGGATTCCGCTACATGAAGAACTAGTGAAACAATCGGCACAAGGCAAAATGATCCCAATGGAGGGATCGCATTACCTGCATCATACGAAATTCAAAGAAATCGCCGAGGAATTCAAATCTTACATGAAACAAATCCAACCCATTAGTAATTAATTGCAAACGAAAAAAACATAAAAAAACGAGTCACCACAAGGTGACCCGTTTTTTTTGATTACTGCGATAAACCTTCTGTTACTTTGTCGATGTTCCATTTGACCATGGTAATGTATGTGTCTCCGTCTTCGCCCTTTTTAGCCAGGGAGTCTGTGAAGATTTTTGAGTGAATAGGGGCACCTGTCTCCGTAGATACCGTCTCCATCGTCTTCGGATTAACGCTGGTTTCTACAAACAGAGCTGGAATTTGGTTCGTTCTGATAATATCAATAATCCGGTTCATCTGATCAGGTGTACCTTGGCTATCCGTATTGATTTCCCAGATATATGCGGCTTCAAAACCGTAAGCCTTGGAGAAATACTTGAATGCACCTTCACTTGTTACCAGAATCCGTTTCTCAGCGGGAACTTTAGCAATTTGATCTTTGGCATACTGATCGGCTTCCTCTAATTTGGTAACATAGGCAGCTTGGTTGTCCAAATAATATTGCTCATTTTCCGGATCTTTCTCAATGATACGCTTCGTAATGATGTCCACATACTTGATTCCGTTTTGAATGTCTAGCCAAGCGTGTGGATCTTCCTGTGTTTCTTTGCCTGCTTCGCTAAGATACATTGGTGTTACTTCTTCCGAAACTACGAACGCAGCATCCGTTTTGTTAGTAACCTTCAGGAGATCCTGGAACCAGCCTTTTCCCGTTTCAAGGTTAAGTCCGTTATAGAAGACCAGATCGGCCTCTGATATTTTTTTGGTGTCTTGTGGTAAAGGGTCATACATATGTGGATCGGTTCCAATGGGAACCATGCTGTATACTTCGGCTTTGTCACCGGCTACATTCTCCACCATATCCGCAATAACGGAATACGTGGCTACAATCTTTAGTTTTTCATCTGGAGTAGTCGATGCCTCTGTGCTATTAGATGTTGTATCGGAACATGCGGATAAAATAATC belongs to Paenibacillus sp. FSL H8-0079 and includes:
- a CDS encoding NCS2 family permease — protein: MDKWFKLKERGTSIPTEIIAGVTTFFTMVYIVIVNPGILSSTGMDFNGVFIATVLASIVGTLIMGLWSNYPIVIAPGMGLNAFFAYSVVAGYGVSWQVALGAVFIAGILFIILSLTSFRYMLLDAIPASLKHAITAGIGLFITTVGLQNAGIIADSESNLITIGNLAEPMTYLTIIGLIITVVLMAYNVKGYLFIGMVVTAILAWIMGLFQMPESIVSMPQGLASTALQLDLAGVFSNGLYTIIFTFLLITLFDTTGTMLGVAEQAGLLKQGKFPRSRGALLADAVGTTSGALLGTSPTSAYIESSTGVAAGGRTGLTAVTVSVLLALTLFFTPIVSVISSIPAITSPALIIVGYFMINVISKIKWDDLEEAFPAFLIIILTPLTHSIATGIGVGFIFYPVLKLLRGKGTDVHPIFYIFAVLFFIQLVFLDH
- a CDS encoding alpha/beta hydrolase — protein: MDVAKTVDITTTGTKGRKKRNLWLKIIGGIIGALVLFMGITFVVHTISNGIEKKKIESYGQYVNVDGKNMNVSIQGSGEQTIVLLPGQGTPSPVLDFKLLIDELTSDYKVVAIEPFGYGLSDETDTERTTENIVSEIHEAVQQLGIDRYILMGHSITGLYAATYVNTYPDEVSAFVGIDSSVPNQPGMDVKLPLNLMKFLQKSGLMRVLQKVSGDSYKSLAYDEHTKEQMKLIANQVSTNPTLIDELKHLGSNFKNGEKLTYPRNLPMLLFVQSNNEHNPQWIPLHEELVKQSAQGKMIPMEGSHYLHHTKFKEIAEEFKSYMKQIQPISN
- a CDS encoding metal ABC transporter substrate-binding protein; translation: MKKQMIGVFITLMIILSACSDTTSNSTEASTTPDEKLKIVATYSVIADMVENVAGDKAEVYSMVPIGTDPHMYDPLPQDTKKISEADLVFYNGLNLETGKGWFQDLLKVTNKTDAAFVVSEEVTPMYLSEAGKETQEDPHAWLDIQNGIKYVDIITKRIIEKDPENEQYYLDNQAAYVTKLEEADQYAKDQIAKVPAEKRILVTSEGAFKYFSKAYGFEAAYIWEINTDSQGTPDQMNRIIDIIRTNQIPALFVETSVNPKTMETVSTETGAPIHSKIFTDSLAKKGEDGDTYITMVKWNIDKVTEGLSQ